From Oscillospiraceae bacterium CM, a single genomic window includes:
- the grpE gene encoding nucleotide exchange factor GrpE: protein MLPDEPVDIAESPEDASAEKAAADELETALKAEKDKYLRLAAEFDNYRKRTIKERESLYNELRAETIVRFLPVYDNLARALTQACADEAFYKGVEMTMTQLREIMQKLGVAEIPAVGETFDPDRHNAVMHIEDAAFQDGEIVEEFEKGFLLGDKVIRFSMVKVAN from the coding sequence ATGTTACCGGACGAGCCTGTGGATATCGCGGAGAGCCCTGAGGACGCATCGGCAGAAAAAGCAGCGGCAGACGAACTGGAAACAGCTCTGAAAGCCGAAAAAGATAAATACCTTCGTCTTGCCGCCGAATTTGATAACTACAGAAAGAGAACCATCAAGGAGCGCGAAAGTCTCTATAATGAACTCCGCGCCGAAACCATTGTCCGCTTCCTGCCTGTTTATGACAATTTAGCACGGGCTTTAACACAGGCCTGCGCAGACGAGGCGTTTTACAAGGGCGTTGAAATGACGATGACACAGCTTCGTGAAATCATGCAGAAGCTGGGCGTGGCGGAAATTCCGGCCGTCGGCGAGACGTTTGACCCCGACCGCCATAACGCCGTTATGCATATTGAAGACGCCGCATTTCAAGACGGCGAAATTGTTGAGGAATTTGAAAAAGGCTTCCTGCTGGGCGACAAGGTCATACGATTTTCAATGGTCAAGGTCGCCAATTAA